The following coding sequences are from one Streptomyces venezuelae window:
- a CDS encoding type I polyketide synthase, with amino-acid sequence MTTAPTAASPAVTVAARDAVAVIGMSFRLPGADTPEEFWRTIHDGTDRIRRFTEAELAAAGVPEEVYRAEEFVGASGVLDGIAGFDAAFFGMSAHEARITDPQQRLFLECVHHALEDAGYAGGPGGGACDVGVYASTGYHLYSLQTYLQNNVLRGGIADWVAGLQVTIGNFTDFTANRAAYRLGLTGPAVNVQTACSSSLTAAYLAAQSVVSGECDIAVAGATALHVPQVIGYQYVKGSILSKSGRLRPFDADADGTVGGTGVVALVLKRLDRAVADGDHIHGVIRGWGVNNDGADKKAFSAPSASGQRGAIRRALDRAGVGADTVGYLETHGTGTFKGDPIEFEGATAAFRADTDRTGYCALGSVKANIGHLDVCSGLASLVKALLVLRHRVIPPMANFRRPNPALDLAASPFYIPESARPWPASATPRRACVSSFGVGGTNVHVVLEEAPEPAPRAADEPRAPGVLVLSGHTEEALADNAAALRDHLRDHPATHHADLVTTLALGRSHRGHRLAVRGDTAAALTGALDDWLAGPRPRPAGTGGVGFLCTGQGSLHRGAARPLYGRFAVVREVLDACERQFADLTGGGSILGPLLGDTGGADPGEPVLDTEVAQPALFALQCALVRLWREAGVEPDVVAGHSVGEYGALYAAGALSAEDGLRLTAGRGRLMRERCAPGAMVAVPTDTHTARRLAAEVPGVELAVTNGEHSQVLAGPAAAMARLTELLAERGIHARTLPVLHAFHTAVMDPALDGLRELVGGVEPRPVRVPFVSGLDGRTRPAGWVPDADYLVRQTREPVRFADVLGELGASYDNVGTLVEIGPHTTLSGLARHALPGRAAHPTLRRGAGLAPLWDTAAGLYRAGAPVDWRAFMAGTGGRRIPLPGYRFQHKDYWTGPENHLPRPAQPEQPVLREQPTRDGAEVAQDEAAVERVLQHIIKVTAKHLSYDTSEIAEDASFFDLGADSLQMIGVLRELEEEHRVKVSMRELFEEAGTARGLAVIIAGKATPAPATAAFPAPVAAPAPVAEAERRAAHDTPPAPVDATRQDAYATREDAYATRQEVEELRRQLRQLTQVQLQLMGQLSQLLTAQAGR; translated from the coding sequence ATGACCACCGCCCCCACAGCCGCCTCCCCCGCCGTCACTGTCGCCGCCCGTGACGCGGTAGCCGTCATCGGCATGTCCTTCCGGTTGCCCGGCGCAGACACCCCCGAGGAGTTCTGGCGCACGATCCACGACGGCACCGACCGCATCCGCCGCTTCACCGAGGCCGAACTCGCCGCCGCGGGCGTGCCCGAGGAGGTGTACCGGGCCGAGGAATTCGTCGGGGCGAGCGGGGTTCTCGACGGGATCGCGGGTTTCGACGCCGCGTTCTTCGGGATGAGCGCGCACGAGGCCCGGATCACCGACCCGCAGCAGCGGCTGTTCCTGGAGTGCGTGCACCATGCGCTGGAGGACGCGGGGTACGCGGGCGGTCCGGGTGGAGGCGCCTGTGACGTGGGGGTCTACGCCAGCACCGGCTATCACCTCTACTCCCTCCAGACGTATCTCCAGAACAACGTCCTGCGGGGCGGCATCGCGGACTGGGTCGCAGGGCTCCAGGTCACCATCGGCAACTTCACCGACTTCACCGCCAACCGCGCCGCCTACCGTCTCGGCCTGACCGGGCCCGCCGTCAACGTCCAGACGGCGTGCTCCAGTTCGCTCACCGCGGCGTATCTCGCCGCGCAGTCCGTGGTCTCCGGCGAGTGCGACATCGCCGTCGCCGGAGCAACCGCCCTGCACGTGCCGCAGGTGATCGGCTACCAGTACGTCAAGGGGTCCATCCTCTCCAAGAGCGGCCGCCTGCGCCCCTTCGACGCCGACGCCGACGGCACCGTCGGCGGCACGGGAGTCGTGGCACTGGTGCTCAAGCGCCTCGACCGGGCCGTCGCCGACGGCGATCACATCCACGGCGTCATCCGCGGCTGGGGCGTCAACAACGACGGCGCCGACAAGAAGGCGTTCAGCGCGCCCAGCGCCTCCGGGCAGCGCGGCGCGATCCGCCGCGCCCTGGACCGGGCGGGCGTCGGCGCGGACACGGTCGGCTACCTGGAGACGCACGGCACCGGCACGTTCAAGGGCGACCCCATCGAGTTCGAGGGTGCCACGGCCGCGTTCCGCGCCGACACCGACCGTACGGGCTACTGCGCCCTCGGCTCGGTCAAGGCCAACATCGGCCACCTCGACGTGTGTTCGGGCCTCGCTAGCCTGGTCAAGGCACTCCTGGTCCTGCGGCACCGCGTCATCCCGCCGATGGCCAACTTCCGCCGCCCCAACCCCGCCCTCGACCTCGCGGCCAGCCCGTTCTACATCCCCGAAAGCGCACGACCGTGGCCCGCGAGCGCCACCCCGCGCAGGGCGTGCGTCAGCTCGTTCGGCGTCGGCGGCACCAACGTCCACGTCGTTCTGGAGGAGGCACCCGAGCCCGCGCCGCGGGCCGCCGACGAGCCGCGCGCGCCGGGCGTCCTGGTCCTCTCCGGCCACACGGAGGAGGCACTCGCCGACAACGCCGCCGCCCTCCGCGACCATCTGCGCGACCACCCCGCCACGCACCACGCCGACCTCGTGACCACACTGGCCCTGGGCCGCTCCCATCGCGGACACCGGCTCGCGGTGCGCGGCGACACGGCGGCGGCGCTGACGGGCGCGCTGGACGACTGGCTCGCGGGGCCCCGGCCACGGCCGGCCGGCACAGGTGGTGTCGGGTTTCTCTGCACGGGTCAGGGCAGTCTCCACCGGGGTGCGGCCCGTCCCCTGTACGGGCGTTTCGCCGTCGTACGTGAGGTCCTGGACGCCTGCGAACGGCAGTTCGCCGACCTCACCGGCGGGGGCAGCATCCTCGGCCCGCTGCTCGGTGACACCGGCGGCGCGGACCCGGGGGAGCCCGTCCTGGACACGGAGGTGGCGCAGCCCGCCCTCTTCGCGCTGCAGTGCGCGCTCGTCCGGCTGTGGCGGGAGGCCGGGGTCGAGCCTGACGTGGTGGCGGGGCACAGCGTGGGGGAGTACGGCGCGCTGTACGCGGCCGGGGCGCTGAGCGCCGAGGACGGGCTGCGGCTGACGGCGGGGCGGGGCAGGCTCATGCGGGAGCGGTGCGCGCCCGGTGCGATGGTCGCCGTCCCGACGGACACGCACACGGCACGCCGGCTGGCGGCGGAGGTGCCGGGCGTGGAACTCGCCGTCACGAACGGCGAGCACAGCCAGGTCCTCGCGGGCCCGGCCGCCGCCATGGCACGTCTGACCGAACTCCTCGCGGAGCGCGGCATCCACGCACGCACGCTTCCGGTGCTCCACGCCTTCCACACGGCCGTCATGGACCCGGCGCTGGACGGGCTGAGGGAGCTGGTCGGCGGGGTGGAACCGCGGCCGGTCCGCGTGCCGTTCGTGAGTGGGCTCGACGGGCGCACGCGGCCTGCCGGGTGGGTGCCGGACGCCGACTATCTCGTACGGCAGACGCGCGAGCCGGTCCGTTTCGCCGACGTACTGGGCGAGTTGGGAGCCTCATACGACAACGTTGGCACGCTGGTGGAGATCGGCCCGCACACGACGCTCAGCGGCCTCGCACGCCACGCGCTCCCCGGTCGGGCCGCGCACCCGACGCTCCGGCGCGGCGCGGGACTCGCACCGCTGTGGGACACGGCCGCCGGGCTGTACCGGGCGGGGGCGCCGGTCGACTGGCGGGCCTTCATGGCGGGGACGGGCGGCCGCAGGATCCCGCTGCCCGGATACCGCTTCCAGCACAAGGACTACTGGACGGGGCCGGAGAACCACCTTCCCCGGCCCGCACAACCCGAACAACCCGTACTACGCGAACAACCGACTAGGGATGGGGCGGAAGTGGCACAGGACGAGGCAGCGGTCGAGCGAGTGCTCCAGCACATCATCAAGGTGACCGCGAAACACCTCAGCTACGACACCAGCGAGATAGCCGAGGACGCGTCCTTCTTCGACCTCGGCGCGGACTCGTTGCAGATGATCGGGGTGCTGCGCGAGCTGGAGGAGGAGCACCGGGTCAAGGTGTCGATGCGGGAGCTCTTCGAGGAGGCGGGGACGGCGCGGGGGCTCGCGGTGATCATCGCGGGCAAGGCGACCCCGGCCCCCGCCACAGCCGCCTTCCCTGCTCCTGTCGCGGCCCCTGCCCCTGTTGCGGAGGCCGAGCGGCGGGCCGCCCACGACACTCCGCCCGCCCCCGTGGACGCCACGCGTCAGGACGCCTACGCCACCCGGGAAGACGCCTACGCCACCCGGCAAGAGGTCGAAGAGCTCCGGCGGCAGCTCCGGCAGCTCACGCAGGTGCAACTCCAGCTGATGGGACAGCTCTCCCAGCTGCTCACCGCGCAGGCGGGCCGATGA
- a CDS encoding non-ribosomal peptide synthetase: protein MTGGADTVSAAVDQDLAAMAELSERIALQIGGTPQEAEPPAPRPAQHGPRLEVARGSGMIRGNASDTQRAHLDDLVRRYTAKTPTSKSIAQRYRRVLADSRAAVGFRSSTKEMLYPIAGRRARGSWLEDIDGNRYVDITMGFGVLLFGHEPAFVSEAVREHLSRGIQLGPRNVETGEAAELLAELTGMERVAFANSGTEANSAAIRLARAATGRSRIITFEGAYHGHNDNVLGRSPRTGGEGLTTVPMSAGVPHNAVADLLVLPYGGEESLAVIEQQAADIAAVVVEPVQSRHPSLQPADFVRRLRELTRRHGIVLLFDEMLTGFRPAPRGAQELYGVTPDLATYGKLLGGGFPIGAVAGRADIMDGIDGGHWSYGDDSYPAADTTFFGGTYIQHPVSMVATRAVLAHLKEHSPHLQERLNARTDELAATLNSFFEAEGYALSMSHFGSMFRFEHRADMELLYHHLMLRGVHVWEWRNFFLSTEHSDADCEFIVDAVKDSLRELRGAGFPLGNKPTGKPTDKRAGKPADEPVVPAAKPKAMAWNRAAATTAERRPERLEQKPRPLDFGIYFFGDYPQDDGAASRHGKYDHLLETARFADRHGFHSLWIPERHFHSFGGLFPNPVVLAAALARETGRIRINAGSVVLPLHDPIRVAEEWSMVDNLSGGRIGIGCASGWHANDFVFFPERFGSHKEMMYEQVAEVRKLWRGEPVRRATGNGESDLRLFPRPVQDAPPMYTAVVGNPASYELAARNDVGIVTNLMTQSVEQLRDNVALYRRTRAECGLDPDAGHVAVLLHTYLAEDHAAARAVARDPLARYMRSSLSLFGNVANSLGQKIDMSAMSEDDLDVVFRRAYDRYCDQRALIGSPESVRPVVDAVRAAGADEIVGLVDFGVEPGALREGLRHFDGLRGAYESAPVPTAVDRGAPLSPGQQRVWFLERMLPGRTAYNETKAIELEGPLDVPALRAALRDLAARHGQLRTVFREVAGEPRQFTRAPGEVDFEVLDGTGSGDAVGAVLREESERRFDLAEGPLFVTRLVRLGERRHVLVLSLHHIVMDAASAAVLARDVSALYGAHLPGGRPADLPTLTRTYPDHAREQLDSLGGPKAAEDLAYWKKALDGDLPVLDLPTDRPRPPVMTSNGRALFRTLDGELTARLREFSRSHRSTLFMTLLAGYAAALHRATGQDDLVIGTPMSDRGPEYEDVVGFFVNTLALRLDLSGDPDFGTLLDRVRGVALDAYDHADVPFEAVVRELAPPRALDRTPVFQTLAEFETGDPFRFDLPGVRATPLDSGPDKALTDLSVYFTDLPDGIRCHLEYHTDLFDESTVDALFGTFRDILAEAVGASEAVPGEWRRGPVRQRTSSTVDSLTSRWAQVAPGRTAVISDEGELTYGELEERAERLAAVFRTVEGAGAPVALWLPRGTDLIVAMLASLKAGRGYVPLDPSQGTARAETILAESGARILVTRGSAGADARRPEPPAGTTLMDVTASAPEPSPGATASGTSAGTPGGTAAHRPGTTATAPAASDSLCFVIYTSGSTGTPKGVAIPHRAVVDLCQWHHERFGFTVDDRSAAVCSQGFDAAALEIWPALTAGATVVVADEAVRKDPAALARWYTDRRVTFSILPTALGEAVLALPEPQQPPLRHLLLGGDVMRSRPRPGAPYETVNVYGPTEVTVLCTAATVGPRTPDGPDRPIPIGRPVHNVTLRVLGADGREVPAGEVGELYVGGPGVATGYLGRPEPTAERFVRDPRGTDGRMYRTGDLVCWNADGALEFRGRTDDQVKVRGYRVEPEEVSRALNGLDGVRDAVVLARRDHHGDAHLVAYVVRDGVHEQDAPAQALCDRLTAGLAARLPDHLVPRAWAVLPELPLSGNGKLDRAALPAPGIVTNPGAPPRTAGAGKPTRAPVPASVSASVEARLKQLWAREFDVDVAAIAPDASFFELGGHSLTAIRLANGVREEFGTEYPVARFYEEPTFRAMAAHLEGTAADEEGGGEAAAPGDRPARAPLTAQQSAFLTRHRTHPRPQIYNVAMRLTLTGTLDVPALRTALSELGARHEALRTRFVEDGYGEWSQEALRARPVHLPEEDLYARLGSADAAAEEAERLAGETAAVPFDIEAELAPVFRLMRVDRDRWVLLFVLHHAACDGWSVSLLLRELAALYGSEATGTPHGLPAAESLPQPGEYARWQREHSRTQDKGRLTDYWARELKGAPYGMPLPLDRPRPAELSGAGDVILFTVDAETRADVEALARRHRTTPFVVTAAAFGRLVAEVGEEGPDVVLGISHANRERREFEALAACTVSSFTLRVRGDTATSFGALVDQVARSAVGALDHAAPLRAVAADVSAVLGTEVPDRLPLGFQYQSSLETEVELPGLVAAVEDLAVPGARSEFNLGLIPTGGVLSGYLEYSTDLWDRSTVEAWTEAYVRLLAREVGEALRGEG, encoded by the coding sequence ATGACCGGGGGAGCGGACACCGTCTCCGCCGCCGTCGACCAGGACCTCGCCGCGATGGCGGAGCTGTCGGAGCGCATCGCCCTCCAGATCGGCGGCACCCCGCAGGAGGCCGAGCCCCCGGCGCCCCGCCCGGCCCAGCACGGCCCGCGCCTGGAGGTCGCCCGCGGCTCCGGCATGATCCGCGGCAACGCATCCGACACCCAGCGGGCCCACCTGGACGACCTGGTGCGCCGCTACACCGCGAAGACGCCCACCTCGAAAAGCATCGCCCAGCGCTACCGGCGCGTGCTCGCCGACAGCAGGGCGGCGGTCGGCTTCCGCAGCAGTACGAAGGAGATGCTGTACCCGATCGCGGGGCGGCGGGCGCGCGGGTCGTGGCTCGAGGACATCGACGGCAACCGGTACGTCGACATCACCATGGGCTTCGGCGTCCTCCTCTTCGGGCACGAGCCCGCCTTCGTCAGCGAGGCGGTCCGCGAGCACCTCTCGCGCGGCATCCAGCTCGGCCCGCGCAACGTGGAGACCGGTGAGGCCGCGGAGCTGCTCGCCGAGCTGACCGGCATGGAGCGCGTCGCCTTCGCCAACTCCGGTACGGAGGCGAATTCCGCGGCGATCCGGCTCGCCCGCGCCGCCACCGGACGCTCCCGCATCATCACGTTCGAGGGCGCCTACCACGGCCACAACGACAACGTGCTCGGCCGCTCCCCGCGCACCGGCGGCGAAGGCCTGACGACCGTCCCGATGTCCGCGGGCGTCCCGCACAACGCCGTCGCCGACCTGCTCGTCCTGCCGTACGGCGGTGAGGAGAGCCTCGCCGTCATCGAGCAGCAGGCCGCCGACATCGCCGCGGTCGTCGTCGAACCCGTGCAGAGCCGCCACCCGTCGCTCCAACCCGCCGACTTCGTGCGCCGTCTGCGCGAGCTGACCCGGCGGCACGGCATCGTGCTGCTCTTCGACGAGATGCTGACCGGCTTCCGTCCCGCGCCGCGCGGCGCGCAAGAGCTCTACGGCGTCACGCCCGACCTCGCCACGTACGGGAAACTGCTCGGCGGCGGCTTTCCCATCGGTGCCGTCGCGGGCCGCGCCGACATCATGGACGGCATCGACGGCGGCCACTGGAGCTACGGCGACGACAGCTACCCGGCCGCCGACACCACGTTCTTCGGCGGCACGTACATCCAGCACCCGGTGTCGATGGTCGCCACCCGCGCCGTGCTCGCCCACCTCAAGGAGCACAGCCCGCACCTCCAGGAGCGGCTGAACGCCCGCACGGACGAACTGGCCGCCACGCTCAACTCGTTCTTCGAGGCGGAAGGGTACGCGCTGAGCATGAGCCACTTCGGCTCGATGTTCCGCTTCGAGCACCGCGCGGACATGGAACTCCTCTACCACCACCTGATGCTGCGCGGCGTGCACGTGTGGGAGTGGCGCAACTTCTTCCTGTCCACCGAACACTCCGATGCCGACTGCGAGTTCATCGTGGACGCGGTGAAGGACTCGCTGCGGGAGCTGCGCGGGGCGGGCTTCCCGCTCGGGAACAAGCCGACGGGCAAGCCGACGGACAAACGGGCGGGCAAGCCTGCGGACGAACCGGTCGTTCCGGCGGCGAAGCCGAAGGCCATGGCCTGGAACCGCGCAGCCGCCACGACTGCCGAGCGACGACCGGAACGGCTGGAACAGAAGCCCCGTCCCCTCGACTTCGGCATCTACTTCTTCGGCGACTATCCGCAGGACGACGGGGCGGCCTCCCGGCACGGCAAGTACGACCACCTCCTGGAGACCGCCCGGTTCGCCGACCGCCACGGTTTCCACTCCCTGTGGATCCCCGAGCGGCACTTCCACTCCTTCGGCGGCCTCTTCCCCAACCCCGTCGTCCTCGCCGCCGCGCTCGCCCGCGAGACCGGACGCATCCGCATCAACGCGGGCTCCGTCGTGCTGCCGCTGCACGACCCGATCCGTGTCGCCGAGGAGTGGTCGATGGTCGACAACCTCTCCGGCGGCCGGATCGGCATCGGCTGTGCGAGCGGCTGGCACGCCAACGACTTCGTCTTCTTCCCGGAGCGCTTCGGCTCCCACAAGGAGATGATGTACGAACAGGTCGCGGAGGTACGGAAGCTGTGGCGCGGCGAGCCCGTGCGCCGTGCCACCGGCAACGGCGAGAGCGACCTGCGGCTCTTCCCGCGTCCCGTGCAGGACGCGCCGCCGATGTACACGGCGGTCGTCGGCAACCCCGCGTCGTACGAGCTGGCGGCCCGCAACGACGTCGGCATCGTCACCAACCTCATGACCCAGAGCGTGGAACAGCTCCGCGACAACGTGGCGCTCTACCGCCGTACGCGCGCCGAGTGCGGCCTGGACCCGGACGCCGGGCACGTCGCCGTGCTGCTGCACACGTACCTCGCCGAGGACCACGCGGCGGCCCGCGCCGTCGCGCGCGACCCCCTGGCCCGGTACATGCGCTCGTCGCTGTCCCTGTTCGGCAACGTGGCGAACAGCCTGGGCCAGAAGATCGACATGTCCGCGATGAGCGAGGACGACCTGGACGTGGTCTTCCGCCGCGCCTACGACCGCTACTGCGACCAGCGCGCCCTCATCGGCAGCCCCGAGAGCGTGCGGCCCGTCGTGGACGCGGTGCGCGCGGCGGGCGCGGACGAAATCGTCGGTCTCGTCGACTTCGGCGTGGAGCCGGGGGCGCTGCGGGAGGGGCTGCGGCACTTCGACGGGTTGCGGGGCGCGTACGAGAGCGCACCCGTGCCGACGGCCGTCGACCGGGGCGCGCCGCTCTCCCCGGGCCAGCAGCGCGTCTGGTTCCTGGAGCGGATGCTGCCGGGCCGCACCGCGTACAACGAGACGAAGGCCATCGAGCTCGAAGGCCCGCTGGACGTCCCGGCGCTGCGTGCCGCGCTCCGCGACCTGGCCGCGCGCCACGGTCAGCTGCGCACCGTCTTCCGTGAAGTGGCGGGCGAGCCGCGCCAGTTCACGCGCGCGCCCGGCGAGGTGGACTTCGAGGTCCTCGACGGCACGGGGAGCGGGGACGCGGTCGGTGCCGTGCTGCGGGAGGAGAGCGAGCGCCGCTTCGACCTGGCGGAGGGCCCGCTGTTCGTCACGCGCCTCGTCCGGCTCGGCGAGCGGCGGCACGTGCTCGTGCTGTCCCTGCACCACATCGTGATGGACGCGGCGTCGGCGGCCGTGCTGGCCCGGGACGTGTCCGCCCTCTACGGCGCGCACCTGCCGGGCGGGCGGCCGGCGGACCTGCCGACCCTCACCCGCACCTACCCGGACCACGCCCGCGAGCAGCTCGACTCGCTCGGCGGCCCGAAGGCGGCCGAGGACCTGGCGTACTGGAAGAAGGCGCTCGACGGCGACCTGCCCGTCCTGGACCTGCCGACCGACCGGCCGAGACCCCCGGTGATGACGTCCAACGGCCGGGCCCTGTTCCGCACACTGGACGGTGAACTGACCGCGCGCCTGCGAGAGTTCAGCCGCTCCCACCGCAGCACCCTCTTCATGACGCTGCTCGCCGGGTACGCCGCCGCGCTGCACCGGGCCACCGGCCAGGACGACCTGGTCATCGGCACGCCGATGTCCGACCGCGGGCCCGAGTACGAGGACGTCGTCGGCTTCTTCGTCAACACGCTCGCGCTCCGCCTCGACCTCTCCGGGGACCCGGACTTCGGCACGCTCCTGGACCGGGTGCGCGGGGTGGCCCTGGACGCGTACGACCACGCCGACGTGCCCTTCGAGGCGGTCGTACGGGAGCTGGCGCCGCCGCGCGCCCTCGACCGTACGCCGGTCTTCCAGACCCTCGCCGAGTTCGAGACGGGGGACCCGTTCCGCTTCGACCTGCCCGGGGTGCGGGCGACACCGCTCGACTCGGGCCCGGACAAGGCGCTGACCGACCTCAGCGTCTACTTCACCGATCTGCCGGACGGCATCCGCTGCCACCTGGAGTACCACACGGACCTCTTCGACGAGTCGACGGTCGACGCGCTCTTCGGGACGTTCAGGGACATCCTCGCGGAGGCGGTGGGTGCCTCGGAGGCGGTGCCGGGGGAGTGGCGCCGCGGCCCGGTCCGGCAGCGGACGAGCAGCACCGTCGACTCGCTGACGTCGCGGTGGGCGCAGGTGGCCCCCGGCCGTACGGCGGTGATCAGCGACGAGGGCGAGCTGACGTACGGCGAGCTCGAGGAGCGGGCGGAACGGCTCGCGGCGGTGTTCCGCACGGTCGAGGGGGCGGGCGCACCGGTCGCCCTGTGGCTGCCGCGCGGGACCGACCTGATCGTCGCGATGCTCGCGTCCCTCAAGGCGGGCCGCGGCTACGTCCCCCTGGATCCGTCGCAGGGCACGGCACGGGCCGAGACGATCCTCGCGGAGAGCGGCGCGCGCATCCTGGTGACGCGGGGGAGCGCGGGCGCGGACGCCCGCCGACCGGAGCCCCCTGCCGGAACGACCCTGATGGACGTGACGGCAAGCGCGCCGGAGCCCTCACCCGGGGCCACGGCCTCCGGCACGTCTGCTGGCACGCCCGGCGGCACCGCCGCGCACCGGCCCGGCACGACGGCGACCGCGCCCGCCGCCTCCGACTCCCTCTGCTTCGTCATCTACACGTCCGGCAGCACCGGCACCCCCAAGGGCGTCGCCATTCCGCACCGGGCCGTCGTCGATCTCTGTCAGTGGCATCACGAACGGTTCGGGTTCACCGTGGACGATCGCAGTGCCGCCGTCTGTAGTCAGGGCTTCGATGCCGCGGCACTGGAGATCTGGCCCGCGCTGACCGCGGGCGCCACCGTCGTCGTGGCCGACGAGGCGGTCCGCAAGGATCCCGCCGCGCTGGCCCGCTGGTACACGGACCGGCGCGTCACCTTCTCGATCCTGCCGACCGCCCTCGGCGAGGCGGTCCTCGCGCTTCCCGAGCCTCAACAGCCGCCCCTGCGACACCTGTTGCTCGGCGGCGACGTGATGCGCTCCCGTCCGCGCCCCGGCGCACCGTACGAGACGGTCAACGTGTACGGGCCCACCGAGGTGACCGTGCTGTGCACGGCCGCGACGGTCGGGCCGCGGACCCCGGACGGTCCCGACCGGCCGATCCCCATCGGCCGGCCCGTCCACAACGTCACCCTCCGGGTGCTCGGCGCGGACGGCCGTGAGGTCCCCGCGGGGGAGGTCGGGGAGCTGTACGTCGGCGGGCCCGGCGTCGCCACCGGCTACCTGGGACGGCCCGAGCCGACGGCCGAACGTTTCGTCCGTGACCCCCGCGGCACCGACGGGCGGATGTACCGCACCGGCGACCTCGTGTGCTGGAACGCCGACGGCGCGCTGGAGTTCCGCGGCCGTACGGACGACCAGGTGAAGGTGCGCGGTTACCGTGTCGAGCCCGAAGAGGTGTCCCGCGCGCTCAACGGCCTCGACGGAGTCCGCGACGCCGTCGTCCTCGCCCGCCGCGACCACCACGGCGACGCCCACCTCGTGGCGTACGTCGTACGGGACGGCGTACACGAACAGGACGCGCCCGCACAGGCGCTCTGCGACCGGCTGACCGCGGGCCTCGCCGCGCGCCTGCCCGACCACCTCGTGCCCCGCGCCTGGGCCGTCCTGCCCGAGCTGCCCCTCTCCGGCAACGGCAAGCTGGACCGTGCCGCGCTGCCCGCGCCCGGCATCGTGACGAACCCGGGGGCACCCCCGCGCACCGCCGGAGCCGGGAAGCCCACCCGCGCGCCCGTCCCGGCCTCCGTCTCCGCCTCCGTCGAGGCGCGGCTCAAGCAGCTGTGGGCCCGGGAGTTCGACGTCGACGTGGCGGCGATCGCGCCGGACGCGTCCTTCTTCGAGCTCGGCGGCCACTCCCTCACCGCGATCCGGCTGGCCAACGGCGTGCGGGAGGAGTTCGGCACGGAGTACCCCGTGGCGCGCTTCTACGAGGAGCCCACGTTCCGGGCGATGGCCGCCCACCTGGAGGGAACGGCCGCCGACGAGGAAGGGGGCGGCGAGGCCGCGGCACCCGGCGACAGGCCTGCCCGCGCCCCCCTCACCGCCCAGCAGTCAGCCTTCCTCACCCGCCACCGCACCCACCCGCGCCCGCAGATCTACAACGTGGCGATGCGCCTCACCCTGACGGGAACGCTCGACGTACCGGCCCTGCGCACCGCGCTCTCCGAACTCGGCGCCCGGCACGAGGCGTTGCGGACCCGGTTCGTCGAGGACGGCTACGGGGAGTGGTCGCAGGAGGCGTTGCGGGCGCGGCCCGTGCACCTTCCGGAGGAGGACCTGTACGCGCGGCTCGGCTCGGCGGACGCGGCGGCCGAGGAGGCGGAGCGGCTCGCGGGCGAGACGGCGGCCGTCCCCTTCGACATCGAGGCCGAACTCGCCCCCGTGTTCCGTCTGATGCGGGTGGACCGCGACCGCTGGGTGCTGCTCTTCGTCCTGCACCACGCGGCCTGCGACGGCTGGTCGGTCAGCCTGCTGCTGCGTGAACTGGCCGCGCTGTACGGGTCCGAGGCCACGGGGACCCCGCACGGCCTGCCTGCCGCCGAGAGCCTCCCGCAGCCCGGCGAGTACGCGCGCTGGCAGCGCGAGCACAGCCGTACGCAGGACAAGGGCCGCCTGACCGACTACTGGGCGCGGGAGTTGAAGGGCGCCCCCTACGGAATGCCGCTGCCGCTGGACCGGCCCCGTCCGGCCGAGCTGAGCGGCGCGGGCGACGTGATCCTGTTCACGGTGGACGCGGAGACCCGCGCCGACGTGGAGGCGCTGGCCCGACGGCACCGTACGACCCCCTTCGTGGTGACGGCGGCCGCGTTCGGACGGTTGGTCGCCGAGGTCGGGGAGGAGGGGCCTGACGTCGTGCTCGGCATCTCCCACGCCAACCGCGAGCGGCGCGAGTTCGAGGCGCTGGCCGCATGCACGGTGTCGTCCTTCACGCTCCGGGTCCGGGGCGACACCGCCACGTCGTTCGGGGCGCTGGTGGACCAGGTGGCGCGGAGCGCGGTCGGTGCCCTCGACCATGCCGCGCCGCTCCGCGCGGTCGCGGCGGACGTGAGCGCCGTGCTGGGCACGGAGGTGCCGGACCGGCTGCCGCTCGGTTTCCAGTATCAGAGCTCTCTGGAGACGGAGGTCGAACTGCCCGGCCTGGTCGCGGCGGTCGAGGATCTCGCGGTGCCGGGCGCGCGCTCGGAGTTCAACCTCGGGCTCATCCCGACGGGCGGCGTGCTCTCCGGGTACCTGGAGTACTCGACCGATCTGTGGGACCGGTCGACGGTCGAGGCCTGGACCGAGGCGTACGTGCGGCTCCTGGCGAGGGAGGTGGGGGAGGCGCTCCGGGGCGAGGGGTGA